In Fusarium musae strain F31 chromosome 7, whole genome shotgun sequence, a single window of DNA contains:
- a CDS encoding hypothetical protein (EggNog:ENOG41~BUSCO:EOG09261ZFN): MQDLNGPVGQGAPNGPANRFGHASKPSNSDTGFSHGAFNSNISGFADRHPRRGNIPSINTQPQPMVQQASNNGVDMTTPGTAFDMQFTPLLPSQLLLGSPFQPGTPAAFASPQFQSIPGFQQQQGNNQQQNGISSPVQQTISPQSYQGIVSPSTYGAPQFYPPQSPTGGFGMQAPLPPTSPVSMGSGVVTGTSRTVYLGNIPPDTVAEEILGHVRSGQIESVRLLPDKNCAFISFLDASSATHFHSDAILKKLCIKGQDIKIGWGKPSQVPTSVALAVQQSGASRNVYLGNLPEEVSEEELREDLGKFGAIDTIKIVREKNIAFVHYLSIANAIKAVSQLPQEPKWQAPRRVYYGKDRCAYVSKTQQQNAAQYLGIAPGYAHMLTGADRDLISNALAQQSVAAAAVATTAGGINNLGNRTIYLGNIHPETTIEEICNVVRGGLLHHIRYIPDKHICFVTFIDPTAAASFYALSNIQGLMIHNRRLKIGWGKHSGALPPAIALAVSGGASRNVYIGNLDETWTEERLRQDFSEYGEIELVNTLREKSCAFVNFTNIANAIKAIEAIRGRDDYRKFKVNFGKDRCGNPPRQMQQSQSPRGDGVSSPPPNGSQNSGSPTNGNTPQQSAALFNANSNPLTMYLNQVSHQAQQQQHHQQQQIAAQQNALFGTAQPSPSDLDLAMSQQVPVSGHGQSASISNGYPANSAAPGATTIGGLLAPGRGQHNRAVSLPVLAPGFENGGNVSNGIPGAETEQRRGHHYQASYGGMGSGFGLAIQGGLNGWVEEEVAN, encoded by the coding sequence ATGCAAGACCTAAATGGACCCGTTGGCCAGGGTGCCCCTAATGGCCCTGCCAACCGCTTCGGGCATGCCTCTAAGCCTTCCAACAGCGATACTGGTTTCTCTCATGGCGCCTTTAACTCCAACATCTCTGGCTTCGCCGACCGACATCCTCGACGAGGCAACATCCCTTCGATTAACACCCAGCCTCAGCCTATGGTCCAGCAGGCTTCGAACAATGGAGTGGACATGACTACCCCGGGCACTGCATTTGATATGCAGTTTACCCCCCTTTTGCCTTCTCAGCTGCTTCTCGGCAGCCCTTTCCAGCCCGGTACGCCGGCTGCTTTTGCCAGCCCTCAGTTTCAGAGCATCCCCGGATTTCAACAACAGCAGGGAAACAACCAGCAGCAGAATGGCATCTCCAGCCCTGTTCAGCAGACCATTTCTCCTCAGTCGTACCAGGGAATAGTGTCTCCGTCCACTTATGGTGCCCCTCAATTTTACCCTCCCCAGTCCCCTACTGGTGGTTTCGGTATGCAGGCACCTCTGCCTCCTACCTCTCCCGTCTCGATGGGATCCGGTGTTGTTACAGGAACCAGCCGAACTGTTTACCTTGGCAACATCCCTCCGGACACTGTGGCCGAGGAGATTCTTGGCCATGTTCGAAGTGGTCAAATCGAGTCAGTTCGTCTTCTGCCCGACAAGAACTGTGCCTTCATCTCGTTCCTTGACGCTAGCTCCGCCACTCACTTCCATTCCGATGCCATCTTGAAAAAGCTCTGCATCAAGGGCCAGGACATCAAGATTGGCTGGGGCAAGCCTTCCCAGGTCCCGACCTCGGTTGCTCTGGCTGTCCAACAATCTGGAGCTTCACGAAACGTGTACTTAGGCAATTTGCCGGAGGAAGTTAGTGAGGAGGAACTGCGCGAAGACCTGGGTAAGTTTGGTGCCATTGACACAATCAAGATCGTCCGCGAGAAGAACATTGCATTTGTCCACTACCTCTCGATTGCCAACGCCATCAAGGCTGTCTCccagcttcctcaagagcCCAAGTGGCAGGCCCCTCGCCGCGTCTACTACGGAAAAGATCGTTGTGCCTATGTTTCCAAGACTCAACAGCAAAATGCTGCTCAGTACCTGGGCATTGCCCCTGGATACGCCCACATGCTCACAGGTGCCGACCGTGATTTGATCTCGAATGCTTTGGCTCAGCaatctgttgctgctgctgccgtcGCTACGACTGCTGGaggcatcaacaacctcggTAACCGAACCATCTATCTTGGCAACATCCACCCTGAGACGACCATTGAGGAGATTTGCAATGTGGTTCGTGGAGGACTCCTTCATCACATCCGTTACATTCCCGACAAGCACATTTGCTTCGTTACCTTCATCGATCCCACCGCTGCCGCTTCGTTTTACGCTCTGAGTAACATCCAGGGCCTCATGATCCACAACCGACGCCTCAAGATTGGCTGGGGCAAGCACTCCGGAGCTCTTCCCCCTGCCATCGCTCTGGCTGTGAGCGGCGGTGCCTCCCGAAACGTCTACATTGGCAACCTTGACGAAACCTGGACCGAGGAGCGTCTACGACAGGACTTTTCCGAATATGGCGAGATTGAGCTTGTCAACACTTTGCGTGAGAAGAGCTGTGCTTTTGTAaacttcaccaacatcgcCAACGCCATTAAGGCGATTGAGGCCATCCGAGGCCGAGACGACTACAGGAAGTTCAAGGTCAACTTTGGCAAAGATCGTTGCGGTAACCCTCCTCGTCAGATGCAGCAGTCACAGTCTCCTCGTGGAGATGGTGtgtcttctcctccacctAACGGCTCTCAGAACAGCGGTTCTCCCACAAACGGCAACACGCCCCAGCAATCAGCTGCTCTCTTCAATGCCAACAGCAACCCTTTGACGATGTATTTGAACCAGGTGTCTCACCAggcccagcagcaacaacatcaccagcaacagcagatcGCTGCTCAACAAAATGCCCTGTTTGGTACCGCCCAGCCATCTCCTAGCGATCTCGATCTCGCCATGTCCCAGCAAGTGCCTGTTTCCGGCCATGGACAGTCAGCGAGCATTTCGAATGGATACCCCGCCAACAGTGCAGCGCCAGGTGCTACTACGATTGGTGGCTTGCTAGCACCAGGTCGAGGTCAGCATAACAGGGCGGTCAGCCTTCCTGTACTTGCTCCTGGATTTGAGAACGGTGGAAATGTCTCCAATGGTATTCCCGGAGCTGAGACCGAGCAACGACGAGGTCATCATTACCAGGCAAGCTATGGCGGCATGGGTTCTGGATTTGGCCTTGCTATTCAAGGAGGCCTGAACGGTTGGGTTGAGGAGGAAGTTGCAAACTAA
- a CDS encoding hypothetical protein (EggNog:ENOG41) yields the protein MSTLEPRPPYSEAEIKNLYPPQLRLQLVQILLRHGERTPITARFTSTGLAPFWPYCSAARRLTSVILDPPATDSNVDPTDNPGLTALEWKRRLETFGPDDAPILATGRNGELDAICDMGMLTDRGRESTYNLGQRLRHLYVHQLRFLPENLAVDTDTAAIYLRATPIPRALESLQQAFYGLYPPSARASGLHPPTILTRSPADETLFPNDGNCRRFAALARAFAQRCADRWNDSEEMAYLTKRLGRWMPEEHPYVAVDSRPRLSGIMDTINATKAHGQATRLPKEFYDPEVKRIIEKIGVEEWYAGYKESEEYRTLGIGGLLGDVVSRMVGSAEHSTADGEYELAPNKKVSATTPQPVRFGMSGCHDTTLAATLASLGAFNEGAWPPFTSHVAIELFRHVNAGATPPPEAPKPTGLLSFFSMGSKGAPHAGLPPPGIGRKKTPDLTETEKERLKGYYVRLRYNDRPVTIPGCAPVGKHLDGDESFCTLEAFKEIVDKFTPKNWKQQCRANVRDPAFPSKPEPSGY from the exons ATGTCAACTCTCGAACCCCGACCTCCGTACTCGGAagctgagatcaagaaccttTATCCGCCTCAATTACGTCTGCAACTCGTCCAGATCCTTCTCCGTCATGGCGAACGCACTCCTATCACCGCCCGCTTCACTTCCACAGGCCTTGCACCTTTCTGGCCATACTGCTCTGCAGCTCGTCGTTTAACCAGCGTCATTCTCGATCCTCCTGCCACCGACTCCAATGTCGATCCCACTGACAACCCAGGCCTTACTGCTCTCGAGTGGAAGCGCCGACTCGAGACCTTTGGACCTGACGATGCGCCCATCTTAGCCACTGGCCGCAATGGCGAGCTTGATGCTATCTGCGATATGGGCATGTTAACCGATCGTGGACGAGAATCAACATATAATCTTGGCCAGCGCCTGCGCCATCTCTACGTCCATCAGCTTCGCTTCTTGCCGGAAAACCTCGCGGTCGACACTGACACAGCTGCCATCTATCTCCGCGCTACACCCATACCCCGCGCTCTCGAGTCTCTTCAGCAAGCCTTCTACGGCCTCTATCCTCCCTCAGCTCGGGCCTCTGGCCTTCATCCTCCTACAATCCTTACTCGATCACCTGCCGACGAAACCCTCTTCCCTAATGATGGCAACTGTCGACGCTTCGCTGCTCTCGCACGCGCTTTTGCTCAGCGCTGTGCTGATCGCTGGAATGACTCCGAAGAGATGGCATATTTGACAAAACGCCTCGGTCGCTGGATGCCTGAGGAACACCCATACGTTGCGGTGGACTCTCGGCCTCGCCTTAGTGGCATTATGGATACTATCAATGCTACAAAGGCCCACGGTCAAGCCACTCGGTTACCAAAAGAGTTCTACGATCCAGAAGTTAAGCGAATTATTGAGAAGATCGGCGTTGAGGAGTGGTATGCCGGATACAAAGAGAGTGAGGAGTACCGCACTTTAGGCATCGGTGGacttcttggagatgttgtcTCTCGTATGGTAGGTAGTGCTGAGCACTCTACTGCTGATGGCGAGTATGAGCTGGCTCCCAACAAGAAGGTATCTGCTACTACACCACAGCCTGTACGATTTGGAATGAGCGGCTGCCATGATACCACTCTTGCTGCCACACTCGCCAGCCTCGGCGCCTTCAACGAAGGGGCCTGGCCGCCTTTCACAAGTCACGTTGCGATTGAACTATTCCGCCACGTCAATGCAGGCGCTACACCTCCTCCTGAAGCTCCTAAGCCAACTGGCCTCCTGTCTTTCTTCAGCATGGGTAGTAAAGGAGCCCCCCATGCTGGACTGCCACCCCCGGGCATCGGTCGCAAGAAGACTCCAGACCTCACAGAGACCGAAAAAGAGCGCCTGAAGGGTTACTATGTCCGTCTGCGCTACAATGACCGCCCGGTGACTATCCCTGGTTGTGCACCAGTAGGCAAGCAtctcgatggtgatgagtcCTTTTGCACTTTG GAAGCCTTCAAGGAGATTGTGGATAAGTTCACGCCCAAAAACTGGAAGCAACAGTGCCGTGCCAATGTAAGGGATCCAGCCTTTCCCTCTAAACCCGAGCCATCGGGATATTAA